The Streptomyces sp. ALI-76-A nucleotide sequence ACGCGCGGACGGGACGTTCGCGCACACCGACGTCTCGCGGCTGCTGCGCGAGGACGACCCCGACAGCCTGCGGGCCATCTCGCTGTGGTGCACCGAGCCGTGGACCTGGGACGTCTGGCCGATGCTGGACGAGGCGGTGCGCACCGGCCGCAGCGTGGTGGAGGACCTGTACGGCAAGGAGTTCTTCCCCTACCTCAACGAGGACGCCCCGGAGTCGGCTGACGTCTTCAACCGCGCCATGACGACCTCCAGTGTGCAGTCGGCGCGCGACGTCGCACAGTTCCTCGACCTGACGGGAAGCGCGTCGGTCGCCGACATCGGCGGCGGCCAGGGGCACGTGGTGGCGAGTCTGCTGGACAAGTACCCCACGATGCACGGGACGCTGCTCGATCTTCCCCGGGTGGTGGAGAACGCGGTGCCGCGACTGCACGAGGGCGGCGACCTCGCGCACCGCGCCCGCGTGGTGCCCGGCGACGTCCGTTCGGCCGTCCCGGTGAAGGCCGATGTCTACGTCATCAAGAACATCCTGGAGTGGGACGACGAGAGCACCGCCCGCACGCTGCGCAACGTCCGCGAGGCCGGTGGCCCCGGGACGCGGGTCGTGGTCATCGAGAACCTCGTCGACGACTCGCCCTCCATGCGGTTCAGCACCGCGATGGACCTGTTGCTGCTCCTCAACGTCGGCGGGGCGAAGCACACCACCCAGAGCATGGTGGACCGGCTGACCGAGGCGGGCCTGGTCATCGACGACATCAGTCCGGTCAACCCCTATCTGCACGCGTTCGACTGCCACGTACCCGACTGATCCCGACCGCACCCCGGGGCACAGCTCACCCGCGAGCCGCCCTCAGAGCACCGGTCGCCCGGGCCCGCAGCATGGCGGACCCGGGCGACCGGTGAGGGCCGGCGGCGATCAGCCGGCCGGCTCGCGCTCCCACACGTAGAAACGCTGTGCCATGGCGTCCTTCGGGGAACGCCAGGTTTCGGGGTCGTACGCGCTGACGTACGCGGCCAGCCGCTCGCTGACGTCCCGGAACTCGGGATGCCCGGTGACCTTGGCGATGGCGGGCCCGGGGTCACGCTCGGACTCGATCAGGTGCATGTACACATCGCCGAACTGGAAGAGGCTGCGCCGGGTCACGCCGACGAGCCGCGGCAGTTCCCCGCGGTCGGACTCCTCGAACACCTTGGCGATGTCGGGTGCCGATCCCGGGGCCATCCGGGCGACGATCAGAGCTTGGTGCATGGGGCTGTCCTCCCTCCGGGTCATTCGGTCAGACCGGCGGCCGCACCACGCTCGGCGGCCATCTTCTCGACGCGGTCGCGAATCAGGCCCAGTTGGACCTTGGAGTTCCGGTTGATGTTGTCCGTCATCCACGCGTCGTCGACCGGCGCCTCGGGCTTCATCGCGAAGTCCTGCGTCCAGACCATTCGCGTGCCGCCCGGTACTTCCTCGTACCGCCAGAGGATGTCCATGTGGGCGAAGGGCCCCGTCTCGACCCGGCGGGCCCTGACGGTGAGCGTGTCACGGTCCGGCTCGCGCTCCGAGACCCAGCTCCACACGGTGCCGTTCTCGTCCGGGTGCATCGTCAGCCGGAAGGTCGTCCTGCGCCCCTCCCGGGAGAGGATCTCGACGGACGCGTACTCGCTGAACAGCCTCGGCCAGTTCTCCAGGTCGTTGGTCACCTCCCAGACCAGGTCCAACGGCGCCGCGATGGTGATCTCGTTCTCCGTGTGTCCGGTCATCTCACGCTCCTGTCATGAGGGCACTGTTGACGACGTCGAGGAACTCCCGGGGCGACTTGGAGCGTTCGGCGTCGGTGGGCATCGGCGTGCCGTACCGGTTCTCCAGCTCGCCCACGATGCCCAGCAGCCCGAGCGAGTCGACACCCATGCGCTCGAAGAGAGCTCCGTCGAGGCTCAGTTCCTCCGGAGCGACGGTGGCGCCGGCGCACTTCTTCATGAGTTCGGCCAGCTCTTCCACAGTGATGCGGTCCGTCATGCCATTCCCTTCCTCTACTGCTCCGCGGCGCCTCGCTACGAGGCGTCGGTGGCGCCGTGCCGCAGCACCAGCGCCGAGTTCGACCCCATGAGTCCCCGGCTCAGAACCAGCGCCGTCCGCACCTCGGCGGTACGTGCCCGGCCAGTCACAAGGTCGAGGTCGTGGCAGATGTCGAAGACGTTCGGGGTGGGCGGGACCAGGCCGTGCTCCATCGAGAGCACCGCCGCGGCAGCGTCCATCAGCGGCGCCGCGCAGTAACCCCGGCCGATCCCGGTCTTCGGCGCGGTGACGGGCACCCGGTTGCCATGGGCGCCGAGGACATCGGCGATGGCCAGGGCCTCCGCGCGGTCCGCCTCCGGTACGCCGAGGGCGTCGGCGAAGACCACGTCGATCTCCTCGGGGGCGCAGCCGGCCTCCGCCAGGGCTCCCCGCACGGCCTGGGCGAGCCCTTCCCTGGACTCCTCCCAGCGGGAGGCGCCGGTGAAGGTCGCCGCGTGTCCGGCCAGGTGGGCCCGCACGCGAGCGCCCCGTGCCCGGGCCACGCCCTCCTCCTCCACCACGACCATGGCGCCGCCCTCCGCCGGCACGAACCCGCAGGCTGCCGACGTGAACGGGCGGTAGGCACGGGTGGGGTCGTCGACAGTGCTGAGTTCCTGGTAACCGAGCTGGCAGACCACCGAGTAGGGCGCGATCGGCGCCTCGGTCGCCCCGGCCACGATCACATCGGTGCCACGCCGCACGGCCCGCGCCGCGTGGGCGAGGGCGTCCAGACCGCCGGCCTCGTCGGAGGCGACGACCGAACAGGGACCCTTGACGCCGCGGCGGATGGAGATCTGGCCGGTGCTGGCGGCGTAGAACCAGGCGATGGACTGGTACGGGCCGACGAAACGGCTCCCCTTGCCCCACAGCCGCTGGAGTTCACGCTGTCCGAACTCGCCGCCGCCGGAACCGGCCGCGGTGACCACGCCCACGGAGAACGGCGCACCGTCGGTCTCGGACCGGTGGAGCTGGGCGTCGTCCAGCGCGAGGTCGGCCGCGGCCATGGCGAAGTGCGTGAACCGGTCGGTCTGGACCAGGAAGCGCTCCTCGATCGCTGCCGACGGGTCGAAGTCGCGCACCTGGCCCGCCACCCGCAGCGGCAGGTGCTCACAGCCCTCCCGGGTGACCCGGTCCAGGACACTGATGCCCTCCCTGGTGGACTTCCAGAACGTGTCGGTACTGGCTCCGTTGGGCGCGACCACACCGATTCCCGTGACGGCCGCGCGCCGTGGGCGGGGTTCGCTCATCGTGTCTTCTCCCTCGGCCTGTTCATGACCACCGCGGACTGGAAGCCGCCGAATCCGCTGCCCACCGAGAGCACGCTGGCGAGCTTGCGCTCGCGGGCCACGCGCGGGACGTAGTCCAGGTCGCACTCGGGGTCGGGTGTCTCGTAGTTCGCGGTCGGCGGTACGACCTGATGGGTGAGGGCCAGCACACAGGCGACGAGTTCGATCGCCCCGATGGCGCCCAGGGAGTGGCCCACCATCGACTTGATGGAGCTCATGGGCGTGTCGTAGGCGTGCGGGCCCAGAACCCGTTTCACGGCGGCGGTCTCGTGGCGGTCGTTCTGTTTGGTGCCCGACCCGTGCGCGTTGACGTAGTCGATGTCGGTGGGGTCCAGCCGTGCGAGGTCGAGAGCGTCCTCGATGGCCCGGGCCATCTCCAGGCCCTCACCGGTCAGGCCGGTCATGTGGTAGGCGTTGCCGAACGTGGCGTATCCGCTCAGCTCGCAGTACACGTGGGCGCCGCGGGCCCTGGCGTGCTCCAGCTCTTCCAGGACGAGTACGGCGCCCCCCTCCCCCATGACGAATCCGTCGCGGTCGGCGTCGAAGGGACGCGAGGCGTGGGCCGGGTCGTCGTTGTTCGGGGAGGTGGCCTTGATCGCGTCGAAGCACGCCATGGTGATCGGGGAGATCGGCGAGTCCGAGGCGCCGGCGATGCACACGTCGGCCCGGCCCTCCGCCACGGTGTGGAAGGCGTACCCGACCGCGTCGAGCCCGGAGGTGCAGCCGGTGGAGACCGTCTGCACCGGGCCACGCGCCCCGAACCGCTCCGCCACCGTCGAGGCGAGCGTGCTCGGCGAGAAGGCGCGGTGCAGGTCCGGGCCCGCCTCGCGGTGGTCCACATCCCAGCGTTGTCCGCCGTGACTGACCAGGACGTAGTCGTTCTCCAGTCGTGTGGTGCCGCCGACCGCGGTGCCCAGCGAGACCCCGACGCGCCAGGGGTTCTCGGCGGCGAGGTCGAGACCGGCGTCCCGTACCGCTTCGTCCCCAGCGACCAGGGCGAACTGGATGTAGCGGTCGTTGCGTTCCACGTCCCGCACGTCCAGACCGTGGGCCGCGGGGTCGAAGTCGCACTCGGCGGCGATCCGTGACCGCAGACCGGCCGGGTCGAAGAACGTGATGGCCCGTGTCGCCGTACGCCCGGCCGCGAGGAGATCCCAGAACGCCGGTACACCCGTGCCGCCGGGAGCGACGATGCCTATGCCGGTGACCGCCACTCGTCTCGTCATGACCGGACCTGACGTCGTGCGGCCGTCTCCGCCCCCACCACCGCCGACTCGGCGTCGGTCCCCTCGGTGTCGACGTGGCCCAGCGGCGGGCTCGGGGCCAGCGGGCCCAGGTGGAAGACCATCCGGGCCTCCACCGCGCCGACGTTGCGGAAGCGGTGGCGCACGTTGAGGGGGATCAGCAGCCCCTGTTCGGCCTGCAACGGGTGTGGCTCACCATCCAGGTCCACCTCCAGTTGCCCGCACACCACGTACACGAACTCCTCGGAGTACGGGTGGTAGTGCTCACCGATTCGGTCGCCGGGCTGGATGAGGGCCACCCCCATGAAACCGCTGGTGGCGCCCGCCGTGGCCGGAGTGAGCATGGCGCGCAGGTCACCGCCTCGCCGGCGGTTGGGCTCGACCTCGCTCATGCTCACG carries:
- a CDS encoding TcmI family type II polyketide cyclase, with protein sequence MHQALIVARMAPGSAPDIAKVFEESDRGELPRLVGVTRRSLFQFGDVYMHLIESERDPGPAIAKVTGHPEFRDVSERLAAYVSAYDPETWRSPKDAMAQRFYVWEREPAG
- a CDS encoding beta-ketoacyl synthase N-terminal-like domain-containing protein, whose translation is MSEPRPRRAAVTGIGVVAPNGASTDTFWKSTREGISVLDRVTREGCEHLPLRVAGQVRDFDPSAAIEERFLVQTDRFTHFAMAAADLALDDAQLHRSETDGAPFSVGVVTAAGSGGGEFGQRELQRLWGKGSRFVGPYQSIAWFYAASTGQISIRRGVKGPCSVVASDEAGGLDALAHAARAVRRGTDVIVAGATEAPIAPYSVVCQLGYQELSTVDDPTRAYRPFTSAACGFVPAEGGAMVVVEEEGVARARGARVRAHLAGHAATFTGASRWEESREGLAQAVRGALAEAGCAPEEIDVVFADALGVPEADRAEALAIADVLGAHGNRVPVTAPKTGIGRGYCAAPLMDAAAAVLSMEHGLVPPTPNVFDICHDLDLVTGRARTAEVRTALVLSRGLMGSNSALVLRHGATDAS
- a CDS encoding SRPBCC family protein, producing MTGHTENEITIAAPLDLVWEVTNDLENWPRLFSEYASVEILSREGRRTTFRLTMHPDENGTVWSWVSEREPDRDTLTVRARRVETGPFAHMDILWRYEEVPGGTRMVWTQDFAMKPEAPVDDAWMTDNINRNSKVQLGLIRDRVEKMAAERGAAAGLTE
- a CDS encoding acyl carrier protein, whose amino-acid sequence is MTDRITVEELAELMKKCAGATVAPEELSLDGALFERMGVDSLGLLGIVGELENRYGTPMPTDAERSKSPREFLDVVNSALMTGA
- a CDS encoding beta-ketoacyl-[acyl-carrier-protein] synthase family protein, with the protein product MTRRVAVTGIGIVAPGGTGVPAFWDLLAAGRTATRAITFFDPAGLRSRIAAECDFDPAAHGLDVRDVERNDRYIQFALVAGDEAVRDAGLDLAAENPWRVGVSLGTAVGGTTRLENDYVLVSHGGQRWDVDHREAGPDLHRAFSPSTLASTVAERFGARGPVQTVSTGCTSGLDAVGYAFHTVAEGRADVCIAGASDSPISPITMACFDAIKATSPNNDDPAHASRPFDADRDGFVMGEGGAVLVLEELEHARARGAHVYCELSGYATFGNAYHMTGLTGEGLEMARAIEDALDLARLDPTDIDYVNAHGSGTKQNDRHETAAVKRVLGPHAYDTPMSSIKSMVGHSLGAIGAIELVACVLALTHQVVPPTANYETPDPECDLDYVPRVARERKLASVLSVGSGFGGFQSAVVMNRPREKTR
- a CDS encoding cupin domain-containing protein, with translation MSEVEPNRRRGGDLRAMLTPATAGATSGFMGVALIQPGDRIGEHYHPYSEEFVYVVCGQLEVDLDGEPHPLQAEQGLLIPLNVRHRFRNVGAVEARMVFHLGPLAPSPPLGHVDTEGTDAESAVVGAETAARRQVRS
- a CDS encoding methyltransferase, with amino-acid sequence MTTAQPAPPPSMRLRELAFGAACAAALRAAARLGVADALGDQPMAVEDIAATVKAEARPLRRLLRALSCYGVFAERADGTFAHTDVSRLLREDDPDSLRAISLWCTEPWTWDVWPMLDEAVRTGRSVVEDLYGKEFFPYLNEDAPESADVFNRAMTTSSVQSARDVAQFLDLTGSASVADIGGGQGHVVASLLDKYPTMHGTLLDLPRVVENAVPRLHEGGDLAHRARVVPGDVRSAVPVKADVYVIKNILEWDDESTARTLRNVREAGGPGTRVVVIENLVDDSPSMRFSTAMDLLLLLNVGGAKHTTQSMVDRLTEAGLVIDDISPVNPYLHAFDCHVPD